A stretch of Xenopus laevis strain J_2021 chromosome 8S, Xenopus_laevis_v10.1, whole genome shotgun sequence DNA encodes these proteins:
- the gdi1.S gene encoding rab GDP dissociation inhibitor alpha, which translates to MDEEYDVIVLGTGLTECILSGIMSVNGKKVLHMDRNPYYGGESSSITPLEELYKRFDMADGPPESMGRGRDWNVDLIPKFLMANGQLVKMLLYTEVTRYLDFKVIEGSFVYKGGKIYKVPSTETEALASNLMGMFEKRRFRKFLVFVANFDENDPKTFEGVDPMDTNMRDVYKKFDLGQDVIDFTGHALALYRTDDYLDQPCLETINRIKLYSESLARYGKSPYLYPLYGLGELPQGFARLSAIYGGTYMLNKSVDEIVMEKGTVVGVKSEGEVARCKQLICDPSYVPDRVHKAGQVIRVICILNHPIKNTNDANSCQIIIPQNQVNRKSDIYVCMISYAHNVAAQGKYIAIVSTTVETAEPEKEIEPALELLEPIEQKFMAISDLYESTEDGTESQIFCSRSYDATTHFETTCNDIKDIYKRMTGTDFDFENMKRKQNDVFGEDEQ; encoded by the exons GAATGTATCCTGTCTGGCATCATGTCAGTGAATGGGAAGAAAGTTCTTCATATGGACCGGAACCCGTACTATGGAGGAGAGAGTTCATCCATCACTCCACTGGAAGAG CTCTATAAACGATTTGACATGGCTGACGGCCCCCCAGAGAGCATGGGGAGGGGACGAGACTGGAATGTGGATCTGATCCCTAAATTCCTCATGGCTAATG GTCAGCTTGTGAAAATGCTGCTTTACACAGAAGTTACCCGTTACCTGGACTTCAAGGTTATAGAAGGAAGCTTTGTATATAAAGGTGGAAAAATCTACAAGGTGCCATCTACAGAGACAGAAGCACTTGCATCTA ATCTCATGGGGATGTTTGAGAAGCGACGGTTCCGTAAATTCTTGGTATTTGTAGCCAATTTTGATGAGAATGATCCCAAGACATTTGAAGGGGTGGACCCAATGGACACAAACATGCGTGATGTATACAAGAAGTTTGATTTGGGACAGGATGTCATTGACTTCACTGGCCACGCCCTGGCACTCTACCGAACTGATGA CTATTTGGACCAACCCTGCCTAGAAACTATCAATCGCATTAAGCTTTACAGCGAGTCTTTGGCAAGATATGGCAAGAGTCCATACTTGTACCCTCTGTACGGGCTAGGGGAGCTGCCCCAGGGCTTTGCCAG GTTAAGTGCAATATATGGAGGAACCTACATGCTGAACAAATCTGTGGATGAGATTGTAATGGAGAAAGGAACAGTGGTTGGTGTGAAGTCTGAGGGAGAG GTGGCACGATGCAAGCAGCTGATCTGTGACCCCAGTTATGTTCCTGATCGAGTGCACAAGGCAGGCCAGGTCATCCGCGTCATCTGCATCTTGAACCATCCCATTAAGAATACAAATGATGCAAACTCCTGCCAAATTATCATCCCCCAAAACCAGGTCAACAGAAAATCAG ATATTTACGTGTGCATGATCTCCTACGCACACAATGTGGCAGCTCAGGGCAAGTACATTGCTATTGTCAGCACCACGGTGGAGACTGCAGAGCCAGAGAAAGAGATTGAACCAGCACTGGAACTTTTGGAGCCCATTGAACAGAA ATTTATGGCCATCAGTGATCTGTATGAATCCACCGAGGATGGGACAGAAAGCCAA ATTTTCTGCTCCCGCTCCTATGATGCCACCACACACTTTGAGACCACGTGCAATGACATCAAGGACATCTACAAGAGGATGACTGGAACAGACTTTGACTTTGAGAACATGAAACGCAAACAGAATGATGTTTTTGGGGAGGATGAGCAGTGA
- the fam50a.S gene encoding protein FAM50A-B (The RefSeq protein has 1 substitution, 2 non-frameshifting indels compared to this genomic sequence): protein MAQYKGAASEAGRAMQLMKKREKQREQLEQMKLKIAEENVVKANINKKFSAHYDAVEAELKSSTVGLVTLNDMKAKQEALVKEREKQLAKKEQFKDLQLKLEKQRERERKKEQKRKIASLSFNLEEDEECEDEESEEEEEEYVADKEDLPKKKKKKKQQLGKNPDVDTSFLPDRDREEEENRLREELRQEWERKQEKIKSEEIEITFSYWDGSGHRRTVKMKKGNSIQQFLQKALEILRKDFSELRSAGVEQLMYIKEDLIIPHHHSFYDFIVTKARGKSGPLFNFDVHEDVRLLSDASVEKDESHAGKVVLRSWYEKNKHIFPASRWEPYDPEKKWDKYTIR, encoded by the exons atgGCGCAGTACAAGGGGGCCGCCAGTGAGGCGGGGAGGGCGATGCAGCTTATGAAGAAGCGGGAGAAGCAGCGAGAGCAGCTGGAACAGATGAAGCTGAAAATAGCGGAG GAGAATGTGGTTAAAGCAAATATCAATAAGAAATTCTCTGCGCATTATGATGCGGTTGAGGCAGAGCTGAAATCAAGCACTGTGG GATTGGTTACCCTTAATGACATGAAAGCAAAACAAGAGGCTCTggtgaaagagagagaaaagcagcTTGCAAAGAAGGAGCAATTCAAGGACCTCCAGTT AAAGCTTGAAAAGCAGAGGGAAAGAGAGCGAAAAAAAGAGCAGAAGCGCAAAATAGCCAGCTTGTCTTTCAACTTAGAGGAAGATGAGGAATGTGAGGACGAGGAGAGTGAAGAAGAAGACGAAGAAGAAGAATACGTAGCAGACAAAGAGG ACCTgcctaagaagaagaagaagaagaagcagcttGGGAAAAATCCAGATGTGGATACAAGTTTCCTGCCAGACAGAGACCGCGAG GAAGAAGAGAACCGACTTCGAGAAGAACTGAGACAGGAGTGGGAGTGCAAGCAGGAGAAGATAAAAA gtgaAGAAATTGAAATCACCTTTAGCTACTGGGATGGCTCTGGGCACCGCCGCACAGTAAAG ATGAAGAAAGGAAACAGTATCCAACAATTCCTGCAGAAAGCACTGGAGATCCTACGGAAAGACTTTAGTGAGCTCCG ATCTgcaggcgtggaacagctcatgtaCATTAAAGAAGATCTCATCATTCCACAT CATCACAGCTTTTATGACTTCATTGTGACAAAGGCGAGAGGCAAAAGTG gtCCACTTTTTAACTTTGATGTTCACGAAGATGTGCGACTGCTGAGTGATGCCAGTGTAGAAAAGGATGAG TCTCATGCTGGAAAAGTTGTCCTGAGGAGCTGGTATGAGAAGAACAAGCACATATTCCCAGCAAGTCGGTGGGAACCTTATGATCCAGAGAAGAAATGGGATAAGTATACG ATCCGGTAA